The DNA segment GACGTCGACGGCGTCTACCGCGATCGCGAGGCCCGCACGCTCGTGTCCGAACTGCGGGCCACGGAGGCCGAATCGATGACACGGGACGGCACGATCAGCCGCGGCATGATCCCAAAGGTGGCGGCCTGCCTCGACGCGATCCGGGGCGGCGTGCCGAGCGCGCACATCATCAACGGAACCGTCCCGCACGCGCTGCTGGTGGAGCTCTTCACCGAGCGCGGCATCGGGACGATGCTCACGCCGTAGACGTTCGACGCGGAGACGGAGGAGGGTGACGATGACGACGCGGGAGATCATCGAGTTGAGCGGCCGGGTGCTGGCCCCGAACTACCGCCGCGCCCCGGTGGCGTTTCGCGAGGGGCGCGGGATGGTGCTCACGGATCTGGAGGGCAAGCAGTACCTGGACTTCGTCGCCGGCATCGCCGTCGACGTCCTGGGACACGCGCACCCCCGGTTCGTCGCCGCGATCCAGCAGCAGGCCGCCCGGCTCGTCCACGTCTCCAACCTGTACCAGATTCCGGAGCAGGCGCGCCTCGCCGAGCGGCTCGCCGGCGTGACCGGCATTCCGGACGGCCGGGTCTTCTTCTGCAACAGCGGCGCCGAGGCCGCGGAGGCGGCGATCAAGCTGGCCCGCAAGGCCGGCCGGGCGCGGCGCAATGCGGACGTCTACGAGATCATCGTCGGCAGCCACAGCTTCCACGGCCGGACGATGGGGGCGCTCGCGGCCACGATGAACCCGAAGTACCACGAGGGCTTCGAGCCGCTGGTCCCGGGCTTCGTGGAAGTGCCCTTCAACGATCTCGGCGCGGCGGAGCGGGCGGTCGGGCCCAAGACCGCGGCCGTGCTCATGGAGCCGGTGCAGGGCGAGGGCGGCATCAATCCGGGAGACGACGCCTACCTGACGGGCCTTCGCCGGCTGTGCGACGCGAAGGGCCTCTTGCTCGTGCTGGACGAGATCCAGACGGGGTTCGGACGGACGGGCCGGTGGTTTGCCTACCAGCACGCCGGCGTGCTCCCGGACATTCTGGCGCTCGCGAAGGGTCTGGGCGGCGGGGTGCCGATCGGCGCGGTCGTCGCGCGCGACGAGATCATGCAGGCGCTGCAGCCCGGCACCCACGGCACGACGTTCGGCGGGAACCCGCTCGTCTGCGCCGCGGCGCTTGCCGTGATCGAGACGATCGAAGCCGAGCGTCTCGTCGACAACGCGAAAGAGACCGGCGAGTACCTGATGACCCGCCTGCGCGAGCTGGCGGCGAAGACGTCGCTGGTGACAGAGGTGCGCGGCCGCGGACTGATGGTGGCGGCCGAGATCACCGTGCCGTCGGACAAGGTCGTCGCCGCGTGCCTCGCCCGCGGCCTGCTGGTCAACAACGTGCGCCCGACCTCGATCCGGTTTGTGCCGCCGCTGATCGCGACGCGCGCGGACGTCGATCGGGCGATGGAACTGTTCGGCGCGGCGCTCGCGGACGTGGCCGCCGCGCCCCCTTCGGGGACTAGCCTGCGGGATGCGCAGGCGTCGCAGGGCAAAGCCCCGGCGTCGGCCGGATAAGGAGCACGGTTCATGGCGCAGCCTAAGAACATCGCACTCGCGTACAGCGGAGGCCTCGACACCTCCGTCATCATCCCGTGGCTCAAGGAGCAATATTCGGGCGCGCGCGTCGTCGCCGTGGTCGCGGACGTCGGCCAGGGCGACGATTTCGACCAAGTGAAGGACAAGGCACAGCGCAGCGGCGCCGACGCGGTGCACGTCGTGGACGTGCGGCGGATCTTCGTCACCGACTACATCTGGCCGGCGCTGCGGGCGGACGCGATTTACGAGGGGCGCTACCTGCTCGGCACCTCGCTCGCGCGGCCGCTGATCGCCCGGGTGCAGGTCGAGGCCGCCCTCGCCGAAGGCTGCGACGCGGTGGCCCACGGCTGCACCGGCAAGGGCAACGACCAGGTGCGCTTCGAGCTCGCCTATCAGGCGCTCGCCCCGCAGCTGGCCGTGATCGCGCCGTGGCGCGAGTGGACGCTCGGGTCGCGCGAGGAAGAGATCGACTACGCGAAGGCGCACGGCGTGCCGATCCCGGTGACGCGCGAAAAACCCTACAGCATGGACCAGAACCTTTGGCACCTCAGCTTCGAGAGCGGCATCCTGGAGGATCCGTGGGCGGAACCGCCGGCGGACATGTTCCGGTTGACCGTCGATCCGTCGAAAGCGCCCGACACAGCCGAGTACGTCGAGATCGGCTTCGAAGCCGGCACACCCGTCTCGCTCGACGGCCGCCGCGTCGATCCGGTGGAGCTGGTCGCGTCGCTCAACCGGCGCGCCGGCGCCCACGGCGTCGGCCGGGTCGACATCGTCGAGAACCGGCTGGTGGGGATGAAGAGCCGCGGCGTGTACGAGACGCCGGGCGGGACCGTCCTCGTCGACGCGCACCACCATCTGCAGACGATCACGCTCGACCGGGAGACGCAGCACTTCAAGGCGCTCGCCGCGCCGCGGTACGCCGAGCTCGTCTACTACGGCCTCTGGTACTCGCCGCTGCGCCGCGCCTTGGACGCCTTCGTCGCGTCGACGCAGGAGACGGTGACGGGCAGCGTGCGGGTCAAGCTCTACAAGGGCACCTCCACGGTCGTCGGCCGGCGGGCCGAGCGGTCGGTGTACAGCCACGAGCTCGCGACCTTCGGGCGGGGCGCGGGCTACGATCAGAAGGACGCGGAGGGGTTCATCCGCCTGTTCGGCCTTCCGACCAAGGTCTTCGCCGCGACGAATCCGGAGAGCACGAAGGACGCCTCCCCGATTCCGCTGGAGATTCCCGCGCACTCGGGCGGGCCCGGCGCCGCCGTCTCCCGCGCGGCGGGCCGGCCGCGCCGCTGAGGCACTCCCGTGACTGAGCGGCAGGAGGGCCCGAAGGGGCCCGGAGGTCCCGCGAAGACGGGGCGGGAGGGCCCGAAGGGGCCCGGAGGTCCCGCAAAGACGGGGCAGCGCGGCCGCGGCCAGGACGATCCCGCCACCGCCCGGATGTGGGGCGGCCGCTTCCGGGGCACGATCGATCCGACGGTCGCCGCGTTCACGACCTCGCTGCCGTTCGACCGGCGGCTGTACCGCGCCGACATCCTCGGCAGCATCGCCCACGCCACGATGCTGGGGCGGTGCGGGATCATCGAGCCGGCCGAGGCGAAGGAGCTCGTCCGCGGCCTGCGCGAGCTCATTCAAGAGATCGACGCCGGCGTCGTCCGGATCCACGGCGCCGAAGACATCCACTCGTTCGTCGAGGCGCAGCTGCGGACGCGTCTCGGCGACGTCGCGGGCCGGCTCCACACCGCCCGGTCGCGCAACGATCAGGTGGCGACGGACCTGCGGGTCTACCTGAAGGGGGAAATCGTCACCCTCGTCGGCCGCACGGTGGCCCTGCAGCAGGTGCTGTTGATGCTGGCGGAGGCCCACCCGTCGGTGATCATTCCGGGCTACACGCACATGCAGCGGGCGCAGCCCGTGCTGCTGGCCCACCATCTGCTGGCGTACGTGTGGATGCTGCAGCGCGACGTGGACCGGTTCCACGAGGTCTTCGCCCGGACCGACGTCCTGCCGCTCGGCGCCGCGGCGCTCGCCGGCACCTCGTACCCGATCGACCGGCGGATGGTCGCCTCGCTGCTCGGGTTCTCGCGCGTCGCGGAGAACAGCCTCGACGCCACCGCGGACCGCGACTTCGCGGTCGAGTTCATCGCGTCGGGGTGCCTGCTGATGTCGCACCTGTCGCGGCTGGCCGCCGAGATCGTCCTGTGGGCCACGTCGGAGTTCGGGTTCGTCGAGCTGCTCGACACGATCAGCAGCGGCAGCAGCATCATGCCCCAGAAGAAGAACCCGGACGCCGCGGAGCTCGTCCGCGGCAAGGCCGCCCGCGTGCTCGGCGATCTCACCGCGATCCTGGCGATGCTCCGGGGCCTGCCGCTCGCCTACAACAGCGATCTGCAGGAGGACAAGGACGCGGTCTTCGACACCGTGGACACCGTCCAGGCGAGCCTGCAGGTGATGGGGATCGTGCTGAACGGCATCCGCGTCGACACCGACCGCATCGCCGCGCAGCTGCGCGGCGGCCTGATGGGCGCGACGGAACTCGCCGACTATCTCGCGCGGCGCGGCATGCCGTTTCGGGAGGCGCACGAGCTGGTCGGGCGCGTCGTGCTCTACGCGCAGGAGCGCGGCCGCGAGCTGTGGGAGCTGTCGCCGGCGGAATACCGGGAGTTCAGCCCGATGCTCGAGCCCGACGTCCTCGACCTCACGACGCCGGCCGGCGCGGTCGCGTCGAAGCGCTCCGAAGGCGGCACCGCGCCCGAGCGCGTTGCCGAGCAGATGCAGGCGGCCCGCGGCGCGATCACGCGGACCCTGTCCTGGCTCGCGGCGCTCCCGGCCGTGCCGGCCGAGCGCGACGCCTCGCCGTCCGCCGCCGTCCCGCCCCGCAAAGACGGGGCCGGCCGGTCCGCGGCGTCCCCGGCGGGCGGGGACCGGCCGCCGGGCGGCGGCCAGCCGGCCTAGCCGATGGCGGGCCGCCGGGGGCGCGAAGCGACGCGCACAGAGCGCGAGCGGCGTATCCGCGAGATTCTCGGCCGGCACGCGATCGAGACACAAGACGACCTCGTCGACCGGCTCCGCCACGAGGGGCTTGCGGTCACCCAGGCCACCGTCTCACGTGACATCAAGCGCCTCGGGCTCGTCAAGGTCCCGCTGTCCGACGGCCGGTCGCAGTACGTGGCGCCAGAGCGCCCCTCGCCCGCGGATGTGCTGCGGCGTCTCCAGCATGCCGCGACCGAGTACGTTCTGTCCGTGGACGCGGGCGAGGATCTGGTGGTAATCCATACGCTCACGGGACGGGCGAACGCCGTGGCCGCCGCGCTCGACGAGATGCAGTGGCCCGATGCGGTCGGCACGATCGCCGGCGACGACACGATCCTGATCGTGCCGCGCCGGCGCGCGGCGCGCGCCAAGCTCCTTGTGATGCTGCGCCGAGTCATGGAGGGCGGGGCGCCGTAGCCGGCGGAGCAAAGGGGTCGAGTTCGGACGGGACGAACCGATCCGGCGACGCCGGCACATCCTGCCGGCCGACACGCGGCCGGCCAACACGAAATTAAAGCCGGCTAGTCCCCGTCAGGCGGGCGACCGGCGATGGACGTCATCGTCACCAATCTTCAGGGCATATCGGTGGACGCGAAGTTCGTCCGCGACGTCCTTCTCCACGCGCTCCGCCTCCAAGGCTACCGCGAGCCGGCCGACGTGGGCGTGGCGCTGGTGGACGACGCCTACATCCGCGTGCTCAACCGGGAGTATCGCGGCGGCGACTACGCGACCGACGTGCTGGCGTTTCCGATGGACGGGGCCGACGGCGGCGGCGGATCGCCCCCGGATCCCGGCGGACGAAGCGGCGCCGACGGGCCGGTGCTCGGAGACATCGTCATCTCGATCCAGCGGGCCCGCGACCAGGCGCGCCAGTTCAAGCAGCCGCTGCGGCGCGAGGTGGCGCTGCTTGCGATTCACGGCCTGCTGCACCTCCTGGGGTACGACGACGAGACGGAAGCCGCGGCGTCGGTGATGTGGTCGCGGCAGAAGGAACTGCTCGAGATGATCCTCGGTCCCCGGCCGCAGGTCCCCGGGCCCGCGGGCCTCTCCGGCTCGCGCCGCAGGCCCAGGGCCAAAGGTGCGCACACAGGGCGCGCGGCGCGGACCGCGCGGGGGGCGCGGTAGTGCCCCAGGCCGTGCGTCCGCGCGCGCCGGATCGCGACTCCGCGGCCGGACGGGGGCATGTGCATTCCTTTCCCGCCGCGGTCGTGTACGCGGCGCGCGGCGTGCGGTACGCGGTCCGCCGCCAGCCCAACCTGCGCGCGCACATCGCGATCGCCGGCCTCGTCCTCTTGGCGGGCGCCGCCGCGGGGTGCTCCGGCGTCGAACTCGCGCTGCTCGCCGGCGCGGTGGGCTTCGTTCTCTCGGCCGAACTGCTCAACACCGCGATCGAGCTGCTGACCGACCTCGTGTGTCCCGACGAAGACCCCCGCGCCGCCGCGGTCAAGGACGTGTCCGCGGCCGCCGTGCTCGCCGCCTCCGGCGCCGCGGCGGCGGTCGCGGCGTTCATCGTCCTGGCCCGTGTCTGGCCGGGGGCTCCTCTGGCCGGCCGCGCGGCCGCCGCGCTCGGGATCGCGTGCCTCGCCGCCTTCGGCTTCGCCGTGCGCGGCCGTGTGGCGCGGGCCTCAAGCGCCCAGTCCGGCGCGGCCGGGCCGCGGATGGTATAATCGCATTATTGGATACAATAATCTCGTCGATATGCCCGCATGTCCGCAGGTGTTCGTCCCGGCACGCGCGCACCGGCGCCGGGGCTGAAGGGTAGGGGTCTTGGGCCTTCGGTTCGTCCTCCTCGGCATGCTCATTCTCTGCGGCGCGTTCTTTGGCGCCGCGGAAACCGCGCTGTTTGCGGCGAACCGGCTGACGCTGCGGCGGCTGCGTGACGCCGGCGACCGCCGGGCGCGCCTCGCGCACCAGCTGCTGGAAAATCCCGGCCACCTCCTCACCACGCTGCTGGCCGGCAACACGATCGCCAACGTCGGTTCCTCCGTCGTCGCGACCTCGATCGCGCTGAGCCTGCTCGGCCGGCGGACGGGCGAGATCGTGGCGTTCGTCGGGGCGACGATCCTCGTCCTGATTCTCGCGGAGATCGCGCCGAAGACGCTGGCCGTGCGCTACGCGGACCGATTCGCCATTCACGTCGCCGGGACGGTCCGCGCGGTGAGCGTCGTTCTGACGCCGCTCGTGCGGGTGCTCTCGCTCGCCGGGACGGCGATCGTGCGTCCGTTCGGCGGCGCCATCACGCCGCACGCGCCGCTCGTGACGGAGGATCAACTGCGCTTTCTCGTGCAGGTCGGCGAGGAGGAGGGCGTCCTCGAGGAAGAGGAGCGCGAGATGATCCACTCCATCTTCGAGTTCGGCGACACCGTCGTGCGCGAGGTCATGCGGCCGCGCGTCGACATCGTCGCGGTGCAGGCGAAGGCGACGATCAACGAGGCGCTCGGGCTCGTCTTGGAGTCCGGCCACTCGCGGCTCCCGGTATACGAAGGCAGCGTCGACCACGTTGTCGGCGTCGTGTACGTCCGCGATCTGCTGCCGGCGCTCCGGCAGGGGCGTCTCGACCAACCGGTCGGCGAGGTGCAGCGCCCGCCGTTTTTCGTGCCCGAGACGAAGAAGGTGGCCGAGCTCTTCCGGGAGATGCAGGGCCGGAAGGTCTCCATGGCGATCGTCGTGGACGAATACGGCGGGACCGCCGGGCTCGTGACGATGGAGGACCTGTTGGAGGAGATTGTCGGCGAGATTCAGGACGAGTACGATCTCGAGGAAAAGCCGATCCAGCTGATCGACGACCGGACCGCCGTCGTCAACGGCCGGACCCACATCGACGAGGTCAATGAAATCCTGGGACTCCATCTGCCGATGGAGGACGTCGACACGATCGCGGGCCTGGTCTACGCGCTCGCGGGGCACGTCCCGGTGCAGGGCGAGACCGCGTCGGTGGCCGGCGCGGAGCTGCGTGTCGAGCGCGCCCTCGGGCAGCGCATCACCAAAGTCCGGATCACGCGATTGTCGCCGGAGTCGCCGCGGCAGGAAGCCGAAGTCTCGAGCCGCTCCCCGGCCGCGGGCACCTGACGCCGCGGCGGCGCTACAACGTTACGCGGCGGAAGGCCCTCAAGAACCTCGGGTCGTCGAGCCGGAAGCTGTCCGGGTTGGTGCCGCGGGCCAGCGCGAGATGGTAGGCGAACAGCTGCAGCGGTACCGCGCAGGTGAGCGTCGTGAAGGGCTCCGGCACCGGCGGCACGCTCCAGCGCGCGGCGAGGCTTCCGGCCGGAATCTCCGCGGTGCCGTCGTCGACGAGGACCGGGCGGGCGCCGATCTCGTGCGCCGCGGCGGCCACGTCGGCCACGCGGCGCTGCGCGGGACCGGACTGGGCGATGAGGAGGAACAGGTCCTCGGGCTCGGTGCTCTGAAACGGCCCGTGGAGCATCGCCTCCGCGCTCATCCCCTCGGCCGTGGCGTATGAGGTTTCCTTGATCTTCAGCGCGCCTTCGATCGCGGCGACGGCGCCGGGCCCGCCGCCGGCGAGCCAGATGCGGGGGCCGGACGCGAGGCCGCGCGCGTGGTCGGCGATTTTCGGTTCGAGGGCAAGCGCCGCCCGGATGGCGGCGGGCACAGCGTCGCGGAGGATCGCGGGATCGAGCGCGGGCCGTCCGAGGCGCGCCGCGCCCACCTGCGCCGCGAGCACCGACAACACGGCCACCGCGCCGGCGTAACTCACCGTATGCGTCGACGAGCGCTCCTGGGGAACGGTGTGGAAGACGGCGTCTGTGCCGGCGGACCCGCCCCCGGCAACGCGGTCATCGGAGCCGCCCCGGGCGTCCGGGCCGTCGCCCGTGATCACCACGGTCGGGCAGCCGGCTTCGCGCGCCCGGACCAGGGCGTCCCGGGTGTACCGTTTCGTCCCGCGGTGTGTCACCGTGATCACGGCATCGCGCGGACCGAGCGGCGGTCCGTAGAGCGCGAAATCGAACGCGTGCGCGGCGTAGACCGGCATGCCGCCGCCGTAGGTCCGCACCAGGTATTCACCGGTCAGCGCGGCGTGATACGACGTGCCGATGCCGACGAGGTAGAGGCGGTCGCATCGGGCGAGCCGGGCCGAGACGGTCTCGGCGGCCGGCGCCGTGCGGGCGGCGACGGCGGCAAACGCGTCGGGCTGCTCGCGCATGGCATCGTACATATGAAACGGATGCGCGGTGCGAGGCTCAGCGGGGGTCATGGTGCACACTTCGCGGCCGTGCGGACCGGCACCCTTAAGCACAGGACGCGGCGTCGCATCAGCGAATCCCTGAGCCGTCCGCCATTCCACGGAGAGTGCGCATGTCTCGTCGTCCTCCAGTCCGTCGAAATATCAAGCGCGCCGGGGCGCGGCGGGGACCCGACTACGGCGCGTTGATCCGCGCCGCCCGTGCGGCCCGCCGCCGTGCCTACGCGCCCTATTCACATTTTCCCGTCGGCGCCGCGGCCCTCGCCTCGGACGGGTCGATCTACACCGGCGCCAACGTCGAAAACGCCTCGTTCGGACTCACGCAGTGCGCGGAGCGGGTGGCGCTGCAAACCGCCGTCGCCTCGGGCCGCCGGCGGATCCGCGCAGTCGCGGTCGCCGCGCCGGCCGGCACCACGCCGTGCGGCGCGTGCCGCCAAGTCATGGCGGAGTTCGGTGTGCGCACGGTGGTGCTCGCCGGGCCCGGGGGCGCGCCGGCGGTGCTCCCGTTCGCGGAGCTGCTGCCGCGCGCCTTCGGCGCGCGCGCGCTCGTGGGTTACCGCGCACGTTCGGCCGCCCGTACATCTTCGTCGCGTGTCGGGCGTCGTCGCGCAAACCGTGCCGGTCTATAAAGTCGACGCGGTCATCCTGCGCCATCAGCCCGTCGGCGAGGCCGATCGGATCCTGACGCTGCTCACGCGGGAGCACGGCAAGATCCGGGCATCAGCCCGCGGGGTGCGCAAGACGACGAGCCGCCTCGCCGGCAGGGTGCAGCCGTATACTCAGGGCCGGTTCCTGCTGGCGCGGGGACGGACGCTCGACGTGGTGGCGCAGGCCGAGGTCGTCCGGGCGTTTGCCGGGCTGCAGCACGACCTGCTTCGAAGCGCCTACGCCGCGTACGTCGCCGAGCTCGTCGACCGGTTCCTGCCGGAGCGGGACCGTCACCCCGAGGTGTTCGAGGCCGTGCTCGACGCGCTGGCCGTGATCGAGACGGCCGCGGAAGACGAAGCCGAGATCTACGCGCTGTGGTTTTCGCTGCATCTCGCCGACAGCCTCGGGTATCGCCCGGAGATGGAGCGGTGCGTGGCGTGCGGCCGCCCGCTGCCCGCCGGCGTCTCGGCGGAGGGGTTGCCGGCGCGCGGGGGGACGGGGTGGACGTTCAGTCCGGCCGCGGGGGGTGCGTTGTGCCCCGCGTGCGCGGCCGGCGAGCCGGCCGGGGTGGCGCCCGGTGTGCTCGCGACCGGCGGCTTTCTGCTGCGCAGCACGGCGGAGCGCGCTCGGCGGCTCCGGGTTCCGGAGCGGGCGAGACGGGAGCTGGCCGGCCTCGTGCAGGCGCACCTCGAATATCATCTCGACGGCCGCCTGCGCGCGCCCCGGGTCATCGCGCGGCTCCGCCTCGCGGTGCCGCGCCCTTCCGGCGCGCGCCCCTGATCGCAAATTTCCACGGCATCGTCCGCGCGCCTCGCGCCGGCGCCGAGGGGGCACACACCGTGATAAGATAGCCCTTGGAGGTGGTCCCATGGAAGTCGATCTCGAACGGGCGAAGCGCGCGCTGATCCACTTTGGATCCGCGATGGAGGAGGCCCAAGGGGTGGTCCGCAACGGCCGGCCGGGCGTCGTGCGGTTCCACACCGAGGACAAGGTGCTCGAGATGCCCCTGACGTGGGCCGCCGCCGGGCTGGCGGCGTTCGCCCTCGCGAGCATGCTGACCCAGCTGCCGTCGCTGCGGAGAGTGCGCGAGGAAGAGCCGCTCGGCATTGGCTAGAGGGCAAGAGCGCACGCAGACTCCCTCCCGGCGGTCTTCGGCTAGTCGGGTACCTTTGACTTTTCAAGGCGTACTTGTCACGTTACAGCAGTTCTGGGCAGAGTATGGTTGCGTTATTGAGCAACCCTACGATATGGAAGTCGGCGCTGGAACTATGCATCCGGCGACGTTTCTTCGTGCTTTGGGTCCTGAGCCATGGAAGGTTGCTTACGTGCAGCCTAGTCGCCGTCCAGCGGACAGTCGATATGGTAACAATCCAAATCGTCTTGGACGTTACTTTCAGTACCAGGTTCTGCTCAAACCCGCTCCAGACGATGTCCAAGACCGCTACATTGACAGCATAAAGAAGATTGGAATTGATCTCCGGGATCACGATTTGCGATTTCTCGAAGATGACTGGGAGGATAGGACGCTCGGCGCTGCCGGTCTTGGGTGGCAGGTCTTTTTGGATGGGCTCGAAATCACTCAATTCACCTATTTCCAGCAGGCTGGCGGTCTTGAACTCCCTGTCGTTCCTGCTGAGATTACCTACGGCGTCGAACGCATCGCCCAGTTTATTCAACGAAAGGATAGTGTCTTTCATCTGACTTGGGCGCCTGGAATCCAATATGGCGACATCAGGCAGCGGGAAGAATTTGAACAGTCGACTTACGCACTCGAGGAAGCGGACGTCGCGATGCTCCGGAAACTCTTCGAAATGTACGAGGCCGAGGCAAACCGTTTGATGACCCGCCGCTTGGTTTTGCCAGCATACGAGTATGTGCTGAAATGCTCCCACACTTTCAATCTTCTTGATGCGCGCGGCGCTGTTGGAGTTGCCGAGCGCGCTGGGCTTATGGCACGGTCTCGCACGTTAGCGCGAGGCTGTGCAGAGCGTTTCCTGTTACAGCGTGAGGAAATGGGCTGGCCCTTGTTGCCGCGTCAAAGTACAGCGTGATCTTTCGAACTCAAGCACTGATCGATATTCAGGGGAGTGACGTTGCCCTTGCGCGGGAACTCGTCTAAAGCTTCTAGCGCTCAGCTAGTTTTCGAAGTTGGAACGGAGGAGCTTCCGCCTGCCGCTGTTCGCAATGGTCTCCGTCAAATGCGCGAGGTCGCACCAATATCGTTCCATGATGCGCGCATCCCGTTCGAGCGGTTGAGCTGCTTTGGCACACCCCGTAGATTGGTGCTGATCGTCGATGGCGTCGTTGCAAGACAGGCGGATCTAGTTCGCGACGTTCGCGGTCCAGCGGTTCGAGTCGCTTTCACCCCCGACGGCAAGCCAACAAACGCTGCCCAGGGTTTTGCTCGCGCGCAAGGGGTGGCCGTAACCGACCTTGAGACCCGTGACACTCCTGAAGGTAACTATGTGTACGTCGTCAACCGACAGCGAGGTCGATTCACTTCTGAGGTATTGCGGGAGACATTGCCCGCTCTAGTGCAACAACTGACGTTCGCAAAGTCGATGCGATGGGGCACCGGATCGATGCGTTTTGCCCGGCCGATTCGTTGGGTCTTGGCTCTACTTGGGTCCAAGGTTCTGCGCTTGGAACTCGCCGGACTGCAGGCAGGCCGACGGACCTACGCGCATCGTGTTCTTCATCCGAATCCAATTTCTGTACGCACCGCAAATGCCTATCGCGAAGCCCTGCATGACGGCTTTGTCTTGCTCGACCCAGAAGAACGGCGCGAAAGGATCACAAGCCAGTGCTTTCGGGTGACGTACGACATCGGCGGGCAACCGATTCTGGATCCCGACCTGCTTGAGGAGATTATCCAAATCGTCGAGTGGCCCACGGTTTTTAAGGGGCGAATTGCGGACGAGTTTCTCAGTCTGCCACGAGATGTCCTAGTTACCGTCATGCAACATCATCAAAAATATTTTGCCGTGCAGGGCGCGCAGGGCGACCTACTGCCGTTATTTTTGGCTGTTAGAGACGGTGACGCACGTGGGCTCGAAACCGTTAAGCAAGGGAACGAGTGGGTACTTAAGGCCCGCTTATCGGACGCGAAATTCTTCTTTGATGAAGATAGGCAGCGTCGGCTATCTTCGCGGGTCGCGGAATTGAATGAGCTTACTTTTCACGAAAAACTTGGGACCATGTGGGAAAAGACTCGGCGTTTGGAAGCATTGGCTCTTCTTGCGCCAGATCTCTTTGATGCCAATTCTGACGAAGTCCGCCACCTGAAGAGAGCCGCCCATCTCAGCAAGGCGGAC comes from the bacterium genome and includes:
- a CDS encoding cytidine deaminase — translated: MSRRPPVRRNIKRAGARRGPDYGALIRAARAARRRAYAPYSHFPVGAAALASDGSIYTGANVENASFGLTQCAERVALQTAVASGRRRIRAVAVAAPAGTTPCGACRQVMAEFGVRTVVLAGPGGAPAVLPFAELLPRAFGARALVGYRARSAARTSSSRVGRRRANRAGL
- the recO gene encoding DNA repair protein RecO, encoding MSGVVAQTVPVYKVDAVILRHQPVGEADRILTLLTREHGKIRASARGVRKTTSRLAGRVQPYTQGRFLLARGRTLDVVAQAEVVRAFAGLQHDLLRSAYAAYVAELVDRFLPERDRHPEVFEAVLDALAVIETAAEDEAEIYALWFSLHLADSLGYRPEMERCVACGRPLPAGVSAEGLPARGGTGWTFSPAAGGALCPACAAGEPAGVAPGVLATGGFLLRSTAERARRLRVPERARRELAGLVQAHLEYHLDGRLRAPRVIARLRLAVPRPSGARP
- a CDS encoding glycine--tRNA ligase subunit alpha, translated to MTFQGVLVTLQQFWAEYGCVIEQPYDMEVGAGTMHPATFLRALGPEPWKVAYVQPSRRPADSRYGNNPNRLGRYFQYQVLLKPAPDDVQDRYIDSIKKIGIDLRDHDLRFLEDDWEDRTLGAAGLGWQVFLDGLEITQFTYFQQAGGLELPVVPAEITYGVERIAQFIQRKDSVFHLTWAPGIQYGDIRQREEFEQSTYALEEADVAMLRKLFEMYEAEANRLMTRRLVLPAYEYVLKCSHTFNLLDARGAVGVAERAGLMARSRTLARGCAERFLLQREEMGWPLLPRQSTA
- the glyS gene encoding glycine--tRNA ligase subunit beta, with protein sequence MTLPLRGNSSKASSAQLVFEVGTEELPPAAVRNGLRQMREVAPISFHDARIPFERLSCFGTPRRLVLIVDGVVARQADLVRDVRGPAVRVAFTPDGKPTNAAQGFARAQGVAVTDLETRDTPEGNYVYVVNRQRGRFTSEVLRETLPALVQQLTFAKSMRWGTGSMRFARPIRWVLALLGSKVLRLELAGLQAGRRTYAHRVLHPNPISVRTANAYREALHDGFVLLDPEERRERITSQCFRVTYDIGGQPILDPDLLEEIIQIVEWPTVFKGRIADEFLSLPRDVLVTVMQHHQKYFAVQGAQGDLLPLFLAVRDGDARGLETVKQGNEWVLKARLSDAKFFFDEDRQRRLSSRVAELNELTFHEKLGTMWEKTRRLEALALLAPDLFDANSDEVRHLKRAAHLSKADLVTLMVRELPELQGTMGELYAKHDGEPEPVARGIGEQYLPRGQTYPRTDVGTYLALLDKADTLIGALAAGLTVSGSEDPYGFRRAANGIVQIILFRRIHFSARRLVSAVLDVHGLEDQELRNSVSGTALDLLLQRFRTEMTLQQRGLSYDTVDAVLASASDDLTDAEARAWALQVFRNRPEFLKLYTAFDRASRILPSGFAGEIRDSLLTAPAEVQLLDALRNPDLLKTADRVSSVSSWKALNANPNKLSTEKAKDYSEILQRLAALAGPVDRFFNDVLVMDQDMAIRNNRLALLSQVVQLGRLIADFSLLVVSDAAREGKPSPVPQR